ttttggttttatattcACAAAggcaaattttctatttatctTCTATTTTTGACATGGTTAATGCTTATTCTACAAGCGTTTTTCTCTATGATATACTTTAATTTCAAATGCTTGGACACATTCAGTCCATGGCACTtgcaaaatgcatgaaacatgtcAAATCAAAGAATGAATGCTAGCCAAAGATGGTTACATTTTGCTTAGTGGCTGATATCTCACTTTCCTTCActgggaattaaaaaaaaaaaaaaagatttccatTAATTGCTTCTCTTGGAAGATAAGTTTTCTGCTAATTTCTAAGCGTCCCTCTTGTATAATCATGGTGTACTTTGGAGACATGCCccttttggtctttttttaatgaagttaTGTTACTTGAATTTATTAAGTCTTTGATTTCCCTGTTCgaccatggtttttttttttttaccttgtgGCTGACCATTCCAtgttggtggatttttttattattatttagtgcTTTCTTTCCGGTTTTGTAAATACGATCATCTATGGTATGCATAGCGTGCAACAGATAACTTCAAAGGAGTGGCAATGTAGCACACACTCCAAAGTTTCAGCAATTCATTTGGGAGTCAGGGTTAGGGTGGTTGTACATTGTGTTTGCTGATTTGAGGGCAATTAATTCTTCTGCCTTAGATCCCAGATACGcacatggaaattttttttttctgtctgaATCATATGGCAATTTGTTTACTTGTTAGAGTAGTGACTAGATGTGTTCTATCACCCATGGTTACCGTCATCTACCGTCAACTCTTTTCTTCCGGTTTTGGTTTTTCTATACTGCCTGAGGTGCATCTTTATTTGTGAGATATATTGTATTTCACCTGACCTGGAATTGCTATTAACTTGTTCCAGAACTTCTTGACTCATTAGAAACATTTTAGGATATGCACTTTTTTGTGCTCATTTATAACAACAAGATACTTTTCTATTGGTTTTTCATTATCATGTATGGATTAATTGGCAGGTTCTTATGGATATACCCTGCGATACAAGAGTGTTGAGCGATTGAAGCCAGTTGGAAAACATTCTCTTCTTGGTGCAAGTGGAGAAATTAGTGATTTTCAGGAGATTCTACGTTATCTTGATGAGCTAATGTAAGCAGGTTGTTTTAAGAGGAAAAAAGTACTTGGAAAGTAGCAAAAGCTGGAACATCACAATTTTTGTCCCTTCCTTGTTATCTTTTCTGGGTATTTGTGTTTGCTTGTATTGTTTTCTACTTCTTGCTAAGTGATTGTTGGTATTGGGGATTATTTTTGCAGTCTATATGACAACATGTGGGATGACGGGAACTCTTTAGGTCCTAAAGAGGTGCACAGCTATTTAACCCGAGTGATGTATAATAGGCGTAACAAGTTCAATCCACTATGGAATTCACTTATACTTGGTGGAGTGAAAAATGGACAGAAATACCTTGGCATGGTAAACCTCAACTATACCTTTTATTTGTTGCAGAACTGTAAGCTATTTGCATTTAAGGATATTAATCAATCTGTAATTTGTGATTCTTATCCAGGTCAGCATGATAGGCGTAAATTTTGAGGACAACCATGTGGCCACTGGATTTGGGAATCACCTTGCAAGGCCAATTCTTCGTGATGAGTGGCATGATAACTTGAGCTTTGAGGATGGTGTTAAGTTGCTGGAGAAATGCATGCGTGTACTCCTATATCGTGATACTACTGCTGTCAACAAGCTCCAGGTTTGGTTCATCACTATTTTTCACTTAATGGTTTCTGTTACATACCAAAACTCTTAGTATATAAGTAATGGGCTATGCAACGATATAGCCCGTAACATACTCAATCTTTTTCTAGTTGTTTGACCTGTCAGCGAAGCGAAGATTGTGGTTTCACTGGTTTCCACAACTTCTCTGCATgctttgttgtttctttcttattcttcttcttctctctctttttggtttATGCTCATCaaatttttgatcattttgtgtcaacttttttgggtgaaatttgTATATATTCCACACGATTTTGAATCATTAGTTTTATTATTCTTTGAAATTGTGACTTtaactttgttattttcttcCTATCATTTCTATTTGTTAATTcataaaattggatatctttgtgattattttttcttgaaattttagatgatttttAAATCCGGTCTCAAATACCCTCTCTGCCAACGAGCTCTAGATCGCATGGTACTTCCTTCTACCATAAGAATGACTGAAGGGAAAGGTCATAGGTTCAAAACCCAATGGAGTGCTTGTGTaacttacaaataaataaaaaatataaactttctctccttttcttgtTGTGTTTGTCTGTATACATGTGTGCCTTCATGCATGTAGGCAATCATGAGAATTCcgccaacccaaaaaaagaggTGCAAGGGTGGGGGGAGGGGAGGTGTTTATTGAATGTTCCACAGTGACCCCAATATGGTTCAAAACGTCCAAATTGGATTTTCAAACAGATGGTCAATAATGAGGGTAGACATTGGAATCCTCAATTCCTTCAGCCTTTCCAGGATTTGAGATTCTTTATCTTAACCTGCCTTCCTTTTCTGGTCCTGATAGAGCAGTGTAGATGCCAGTAAAGAAATGGAGTATTTAAGGTTTGATTGCACTATGATGCGCTTAGGAATTATACAGGAATTTGCACCCTTGGAAGAGCATCTGAAGGGCCAAGGTTTTATGGAAGGTGGTGTTCTTCGGGTGGACTACAGCTCTTGGAAAAATCCCAACTTTCGACAACCTTCTAAGAGGTATAAATTGATAGttgattggtgttgtatgtgcaaGCATAGTGGGGAATTTATTGATCACCTGCTTCTTCATTGCTGTGTGGCATCGGACATTTGATCGTGTCCTTGCTCTGTTTGAGCTAAGTCAGGTGATGCCCAAATCTGTAGTTGAGAGCTGCTGCAATTTTGGCAAGGTTAGTTTCAGCGGAATCAGCACTATAGAGCagctaagagcatctccaacagtcATTGTATCTCTATTTTTGGCAGATAAAATGCTACTGTTCACACTCCAACTAGTTCTCTAAACACacaaattctccaaatttttttttgaagttgctaTACTACTTATCATAATTTAGAGAACACTATAACAActccaaatcaatttttctacttaaaaaattatcccagctattattatatcaattctttctctctcctccggatttctttttttctctcattctctccgtttctcacataatccaaacacaaaacaaaatccaattcttaaaataaagttgaatcagaacaagcaaatttgaaaaaagaaaaaaagaaaaaaaaaagaacaagctGATCTGACCCAACCTAGTGGTGGGGAGGACGATGAGCGGCAGTGGGGCGGCGGACGTGGTAGTGCTGCATGGTGAATGCCGATCTCCACGGGCTTTGTCCTTTTGGTGACCTCGATCTCCATCGGTGGTGGGTGGTGGaggagctctctctctctctgatgtgAAGCAAATGTGAGATGCTGGAATGTTCTTgaggtgaaaaagaaaataaaagaagggggcCTGGACACTTGagtggaggagaaaaacaagaaaaagaaaaaagaaaaaaagaaatgaaacgTGTATggatgaaaataaaatgaaaggaagaaaaataatataaaaaataaaaaatcctaattgaaaaatactaccacaatatttttataatatttttacaataaattttaagtaacagattgttattagttaatattggcgagtaaaaaaataatttcagtggtgggttcaaattagaactagtaataaCTTTCCACACAAATTTTGCTGTAAAAGTATTGcgtaaaatgttgtgaacataatacttttcattgaaaaatatagttgttaaaaaaagaataaatgatgattaaaaaaagaataaacaatgaatgaagaaataatgtTTAAATGAGATATTGAATgtgatagagaatctgttggaaagtgtatttgaaaaagtgggtaggtAAAAGCTAAATgttactgttcattctccaaacaatacaaaaatttggagaagcTGCTGGAGATGCCCTAAGGGGTAGCAAGCTTTGCCCTTATGCATCATGTGGAATCTATGGCTTGAGAGGAACAAGTGGGTCTTTGATGGAGGAGCGTCCTTATGTTCTCAGAGCATATTTTGCAcactttgtttgattggatgCTCGCCTTAGGTGATGTCCTTTCCAtgtcttttgttgatttttttttactccctttattttttatttgtattcttTGAAGTTGTACACATCATTTTATGTATCTTCCCACTTCCTTTTCTAATAAaacttttacttatcaaaaaacgAGATGGTCAGTAATAATTTCATTGTCCTATTATCATCCTAGGCTGGTCATTTGAAGTAGGCATTCCTATCTGCtttattatttcattgtttGATTGGATGCGTGACTTAGGCAGCATCCTTTCCATCCCTTTTGTTGATGTTTGTTACTCCCTTTATATGTGATTTGTATTCTTTGAAGAGGGTTTGTACACATTGTTTTATGTGTcattcccttttccttttctaatcAAACTTGTAATTATGAAAGATggttaataataattaattgtcTTATTATTATCCAAGGCTGGCGACTTGAAGTAGGCATGTCCCTATTAGCTTTATAATTTCTCATTATTCTACAAAAAGGTTTTTCATTGCTAAGACACAAAATAACAATTGTTGAAAGGGAACAATATCATGAGTGCAAGTTTTAAGCGGCTGAGAAGTtaagaatggaaaagaaaaatcaataaacttCTAGGAATCACACGTCAGTTTATAAACCTCTTGTGGTAAAAAAGTTGTAATACCCCTAATATATCTTGTTTTATTTGCTGAATGTTTTCAAGTATTTCCATATCTTACCATTCTATTTGAATTTGACATGATTATAAGCTACTGCACAAGCAGGCGCATATATGTACCCAACATAATGTGCTTTGTGGAGGTGGCCTGAATATGAATCAGATCAGTTTGTTTCTTATAATTGCTGTACTTCaattaccattttttatttttataatttagttCTAGATGGAAGCCTGGTTTTCTAGTTTtccataaataatcaattaatatgcctgaaattttgatt
The Quercus lobata isolate SW786 chromosome 10, ValleyOak3.0 Primary Assembly, whole genome shotgun sequence DNA segment above includes these coding regions:
- the LOC115962521 gene encoding proteasome subunit beta type-4-like — translated: MEMLMDSSQAEHSLLSSVTASERTLNPYVTGTSVVAIKYKDGILMAADMGGSYGYTLRYKSVERLKPVGKHSLLGASGEISDFQEILRYLDELILYDNMWDDGNSLGPKEVHSYLTRVMYNRRNKFNPLWNSLILGGVKNGQKYLGMVSMIGVNFEDNHVATGFGNHLARPILRDEWHDNLSFEDGVKLLEKCMRVLLYRDTTAVNKLQIAKITEEGVTISQPYSLKTFWGYSAFQNPTVGAEGSW